A section of the Stenotrophomonas acidaminiphila genome encodes:
- a CDS encoding flagellar basal-body rod protein FlgB — translation MPNLISNYLGIHAQAMPLREQRMKLIAGNLANADTPGYKARDLDFDAALRNASGADGNGLLATTAEQHYRIGGDVLNPFQVLRPGVQPSLDGNTVDPDAERAAYGRAALEYRASLSFVESKVRTLTTAITGQ, via the coding sequence ATGCCCAACCTGATTTCCAATTACCTGGGCATCCACGCCCAGGCCATGCCGTTGCGCGAACAGCGCATGAAGCTGATCGCCGGCAACCTGGCCAACGCCGACACCCCGGGCTACAAGGCCCGTGACCTGGATTTCGACGCCGCCCTGCGCAACGCCAGTGGCGCCGACGGCAACGGCCTGCTGGCCACCACCGCCGAACAGCATTACCGCATCGGCGGCGACGTCCTGAACCCGTTCCAGGTACTGCGCCCCGGCGTGCAGCCGAGCCTGGACGGCAACACCGTCGACCCGGATGCCGAACGCGCCGCGTATGGCCGCGCCGCGCTGGAGTACCGTGCCTCGCTGAGCTTCGTCGAGTCGAAGGTGCGCACCCTGACCACCGCCATCACCGGCCAGTAA
- a CDS encoding flagellar basal body rod protein FlgC: protein MSNLPIFDIAGSALQAQSVRMSTIASNLSNADSVAGSAEAAYKPLEPIFQAVTSREDPRLTRVEVKQVTQSEAPPIKRYEPHHPLADGDGYVYSPDIDPVAQMVNLISTSRNYQAGVEMLNTAKELTLATLTMGR, encoded by the coding sequence ATGAGCAACCTGCCCATCTTCGACATCGCCGGCTCGGCGCTGCAGGCGCAGTCGGTGCGCATGAGCACCATCGCCTCCAACCTGTCCAACGCCGACTCCGTGGCGGGCTCGGCCGAGGCCGCCTACAAGCCGCTGGAACCGATCTTCCAGGCGGTCACCAGCCGCGAGGACCCGCGCCTGACCCGGGTGGAGGTCAAGCAGGTCACGCAGAGCGAGGCGCCGCCGATCAAGCGCTACGAACCCCACCATCCGCTGGCCGACGGCGACGGCTATGTCTACTCGCCGGACATCGACCCGGTGGCGCAGATGGTCAATCTCATTTCCACCTCGCGCAATTACCAGGCCGGCGTGGAAATGCTCAACACGGCCAAGGAACTGACCCTGGCCACCCTGACCATGGGCCGCTGA
- the flgD gene encoding flagellar basal body rod modification protein (acts as a scaffold for the assembly of hook proteins onto the flagellar basal body rod) — protein MSSINTNTDLFGALGLNAPAAKSTKKKDALDQADFLRLMTTQLQHQDPLKPMDNSQMVAQMAQLSTVQGISELNKSVTGFQESMAGDQILRGAAMVGHDVLVPSTKFMLGDEGATGGTLAAPGAGTIVVDITDANGNKVDQISVAADASGEVPFQWDGTDANGKRMPAGAYTIAATYTDASGKQTKLSTYVEAEVESVTVGSDGLYLNLKGLGAAPLDYVLRVS, from the coding sequence ATGAGCAGCATCAACACCAACACCGACCTGTTCGGCGCGCTCGGGCTCAACGCCCCGGCCGCGAAGAGCACCAAGAAGAAGGACGCGCTGGACCAGGCCGATTTCCTGCGGCTGATGACCACCCAGCTGCAGCACCAGGATCCGCTCAAGCCGATGGACAACAGCCAGATGGTCGCGCAGATGGCGCAGCTGTCCACGGTGCAGGGCATCAGCGAATTGAACAAGAGCGTCACCGGCTTCCAGGAATCGATGGCCGGCGACCAGATCCTGCGCGGCGCGGCCATGGTCGGCCACGACGTGCTGGTGCCGTCGACCAAGTTCATGCTCGGCGACGAGGGCGCGACCGGCGGCACCTTGGCCGCGCCCGGCGCGGGCACCATCGTCGTCGACATCACCGACGCCAACGGCAACAAGGTCGACCAGATCAGCGTCGCGGCCGACGCCTCCGGCGAAGTGCCGTTCCAGTGGGACGGCACCGACGCCAATGGCAAGCGCATGCCGGCCGGCGCCTACACCATCGCCGCCACCTACACCGACGCCAGCGGCAAGCAGACCAAGCTCAGCACCTACGTCGAGGCCGAGGTGGAGAGCGTGACGGTCGGTTCCGACGGCCTCTACCTGAACCTCAAGGGGCTGGGCGCGGCCCCGCTCGACTACGTGCTCCGCGTCAGCTGA
- a CDS encoding flagellar hook protein FlgE, translating into MGFNASLSGISTANADLSVTANNIANVNTVGFKESRAEFANVLTATGYGLQNNAIGSGARLTNVAQQFSQGNIDQTGRSLDLAIAGEGFFTLNMNGSRVYSRAGNFQADKNGYVVNPQGARLQVYAPSADGTRFDGALTDLRLLSGDSAPRPTSQLQLAFTLPANAKEPTITPFDPAVSNSYSHSSGGITVFDSLGVSHIQTSYFVKTANPNEWAVYNFVDGVPVNNGSVPGDPTATPPVPAVIGTPTLLQFSDSGALTAPADGKITLGTFTPSTGAGQLAMSLDVSGSTQYGEKFNQHNTGQDGYASGKLNEISISEKGVVYARYSNGVDVALGQVALSNFNNPQGLLGEGNNLWSETYASGTPRTGAPDSSDLGQIQAGSLEASTVDLTQQLVNMITAQRNFQANAQMLSTQDQITQTVINIR; encoded by the coding sequence ATGGGCTTCAATGCCTCCCTGTCCGGCATCAGCACCGCCAACGCCGACCTGAGCGTCACCGCCAACAACATCGCCAACGTCAACACCGTCGGCTTCAAGGAATCGCGCGCCGAGTTCGCCAACGTCCTGACCGCGACCGGCTATGGCCTGCAGAACAACGCCATCGGCTCGGGCGCGCGCCTGACCAACGTGGCCCAGCAGTTCTCGCAGGGCAACATCGACCAGACCGGCCGCAGCCTGGACCTGGCGATCGCCGGCGAAGGCTTCTTCACCCTGAACATGAACGGCTCGCGGGTGTATTCGCGCGCCGGCAACTTCCAGGCCGACAAGAACGGCTACGTGGTCAACCCGCAGGGCGCGCGGCTGCAGGTCTACGCGCCGAGCGCCGACGGCACCCGCTTCGACGGCGCCCTGACCGACCTGCGCCTGCTGTCCGGCGACAGCGCGCCGCGCCCGACCAGCCAGCTGCAGCTGGCCTTCACCCTGCCGGCCAACGCCAAGGAACCGACGATCACGCCGTTCGATCCGGCGGTCAGCAACAGCTACAGCCACTCCAGCGGCGGCATCACCGTGTTCGATTCGCTGGGCGTCAGCCACATCCAGACCTCGTACTTCGTCAAGACCGCCAATCCCAACGAGTGGGCGGTGTACAACTTCGTCGACGGCGTGCCGGTCAACAACGGCAGCGTGCCCGGCGATCCCACCGCCACCCCGCCGGTACCGGCGGTCATCGGCACCCCGACCCTGCTGCAGTTCTCCGACAGCGGCGCACTGACCGCGCCGGCCGACGGCAAGATCACCCTGGGCACCTTCACCCCGAGCACCGGCGCCGGCCAGCTGGCGATGAGCCTGGACGTGTCCGGCTCCACCCAGTACGGCGAGAAGTTCAACCAGCACAACACCGGCCAGGACGGCTATGCCTCGGGCAAGCTCAACGAGATCAGCATCTCGGAAAAGGGCGTGGTGTATGCGCGCTACTCCAACGGCGTGGACGTCGCGCTCGGCCAGGTCGCGCTGAGCAATTTCAACAACCCGCAGGGACTGCTGGGCGAAGGCAACAACCTGTGGTCGGAAACCTATGCCTCGGGCACGCCGCGCACCGGTGCGCCGGACAGCTCCGACCTGGGGCAGATCCAGGCCGGTTCGCTGGAGGCCTCCACCGTCGACCTGACCCAGCAGCTGGTGAACATGATCACCGCGCAGCGCAACTTCCAGGCCAACGCGCAGATGCTCTCGACCCAGGACCAGATCACCCAGACCGTGATCAACATCCGCTGA